A stretch of the Alnus glutinosa chromosome 6, dhAlnGlut1.1, whole genome shotgun sequence genome encodes the following:
- the LOC133871115 gene encoding pentatricopeptide repeat-containing protein At3g60050-like has product MASVRRVLLSISERKGLISMPRFLLIRDIITIQRSFCERAFNPNPLLARLLQEPSSRIKSALDSEDMSALKSSGFSWEALVTSLRSSSPQKAHLVLEWRLEKMLEENVRDHDSFSELMYLCGMVQNVPLAMRVFTSMEGHGVRPTSSVFNSLIHACLSSGNVMTAQSLFEIMESSEGYKPNSETYDAFISTFSNLGNADAMQAWYSAKIAAGFSADLQTYESLILGFVKAGKYDSADKLYEEMMASGVIPNIPILDNMLEGLCKRSSVCQVKEFLNSVLDVGYEISGQMAERLVRLYVEMGTVEDMEELLVTLTNANQLSEFLSRVHCGIIRKYAMLDRLDDVEYSVGRMLKQGSSFNSPDDVEKVICSYFRRAAFDRLDLFLEHIKGYYELRRSTYDLLIAGYRRAGLSEKVDTVIKQMKSAGLS; this is encoded by the exons aTGGCATCAGTTCGTAGGGTTTTATTATCGATCTCTGAAAGAAAGGGTTTAATTTCGATGCCTCGATTTCTTCTAATCCGTGATATTATAACAATCCAACGTTCATTCTGCGAGAGAGCGTTCAATCCCAATCCTCTGCTCGCGAGACTGCTGCAGGAACCAAGCTCACGAATTAAAAGTGCACTAGATTCAGAGGACATGTCTGCCCTCAAAAGCTCCGGATTTTCCTGGGAAGCCCTCGTCACTTCTCTCAGATCTTCGTCTCCGCAGAAAGCCCACCTG GTTTTGGAATGGAGATTAGAGAAAATGCTGGAGGAGAATGTGAGAGACCATGATTCCTTCTCCGAGTTGATGTATCTCTGTGGAATGGTTCAGAATGTTCCTCTCGCCATGCGTGTCTTTACTTCTATGGAGGGTCATGGAGTTAGACCCACTTCTTCTGTTTTCAATTCCCTTATACATGCTTGCTTGTCTTCAGGTAATGTGATGACAGCCCAGAGCTTGTTTGAGATAATGGAGAGCTCGGAGGGCTATAAGCCTAATTCTGAAACTTATGATGCTTTCATATCCACATTCTCGAATTTGGGGAATGCTGATGCCATGCAAGCTTGGTACTCTGCTAAAATTGCTGCTGGGTTCTCTGCTgatcttcaaacctatgagtcTCTCATTTTGGGTTTTGTTAAAGCAGGAAAATATGATAGCGCTGATAAATTATATGAAGAAATGATGGCGTCTGGAGTCATTCCCAACATACCCATATTGGACAATATGCTTGAAGGGCTTTGCAAGCGGAGCAGTGTTTGCCAAGTGAAAGAGTTCTTGAACTCTGTGCTTGATGTTGGTTATGAAATTTCTGGCCAGATGGCTGAGAGGCTTGTGAGGTTGTATGTTGAAATGGGGACTGTGGAAGATATGGAGGAGCTACTCGTGACTTTAACGAATGCCAATCAATTATCTGAGTTTCTGTCACGGGTGCACTGTGGAATTATAAGGAAATATGCCATGTTAGATAGATTGGACGATGTAGAATATTCTGTTGGTAGGATGTTAAAACAAGGCTCGTCTTTCAATTCCCCAGATGATGTTGAGAAGGTAATTTGTTCTTACTTCAGGCGGGCAGCTTTTGATCGGCTAGACTTATTTTTGGAACATATAAAGGGTTATTATGAGCTCAGAAGATCAACTTATGATTTGTTGATAGCTGGCTATCGAAGAGCAGGTTTATCAGAAAAAGTAGACACGGTGATAAAGCAAATGAAATCAGCTGGATTGTCATAG
- the LOC133870120 gene encoding uncharacterized protein LOC133870120, with protein MLKLWKWYQNCLAVHPVKTQVISSGLIWGFGDIAAQTITNYNAKKHHQVQDKDKELKINWKRVATTSLFGFGFVGPVGHFWYEGLDRFIRLRLQLQPNSFRFVATKVAIDGFIFGPLDLLVFFTYMGFSTGKSVPQIKEDVKRDFLPALILEGGIWPIVQVANFRYIPVRYQLLYVNLFCLLDSCFLSWVEQQQDAPWKKWLNSILPLKGQKGQGG; from the exons ATGTTGAAGTTGTGGAAATGGTACCAGAATTGCTTGGCTGTCCACCCAGTTAAGACACAGGTCATCAGTTCAGGTCTGATATGGGGTTTTGGAGATATAGCTGCCCAGACCATCACCAACTATAATGCCAAGAAGCATCATCAAGTTCAG GATAAAGATAAGGAACTGAAAATCAATTGGAAACGAGTGGCTACGACCagtttgtttgggtttggaTTTGTTGGGCCAGTTGGCCATTTCTG GTACGAAGGCTTGGATCGCTTTATAAGGTTGCGACTTCAATTGCAACCCAATTCCTTTCGGTTTGTTGCTACTAAAGTTGCTATTGATGGGTTCATCTTTGGCCCTTTGGATTTACTTGTTTTTTTCACTTACATGGGTTTTTCAACTGGAAAGAGTGTCCCTCAAATCAAGGAAGATGTGAAGAGGGATTTTCTCCCGGCCTTGATTTTGGAAGGAGGCATATGGCCAATAGTTCAAGTTGCAAATTTCCGATATATACCTGTGAGGTATCAGCTTCTTTACGTCAACTTATTCTGCTTGCTGGATAGCTGTTTCCTTTCATGGGTCGAGCAACAACAGGATGCTCCTTGGAAGAAGTGGTTGAATTCTATTCTACCTTTGAAGGGACAAAAAGGGCAAGGTGGGTGA
- the LOC133871523 gene encoding uncharacterized protein LOC133871523: MQMGQMANTFNRMEEGKLPSQLVANPKGHYMAEASTSNHQQMLAITTLRSGRMVDNHVQEKVDEHTEIPQNLQKDTGKQVNTKASSSSAPTLEIPYEPRVPSPKHLKAPSHFGKQGEKIQDMMEVFKQVKSILQHSLPPKFKDPGAPTISCIIGDHKIDKALLDLRAGVNLFPYSVYMQLGLGELKPTPIILQLADQSIKKPRGIIEDVIIQVNNFYFPMDFIVLDTKPVDNPKKMIPVILGRPFLATANENINCRTGIMMIRFENLKVNLNMFHTFQQPLDKAECFFLDSIENLVAEPPPCILTKDPFEVGMTHIKVDNCDTGQSIGQANYWLPTTTKLDVPPLAISRTSRLLLPGNILS; the protein is encoded by the exons ATGCAGATGGGACAGATGGCTAATACCTTCAACAGGATGGAAGAGGGGAAACTTCCAAGTCAGCTGGTAGCCAACCCGAAGGGACACTACATGGCAGAAGCAAGTACTTCAAATCATCAGCAAATGCTAGCCATCACCACATTGCGTAGTGGAAGAATGGTCGACAATCATGTGCAAGAAAAGGTGGATGAGCATACTGAGATCCCACAAAATTTGCAGAAAGACACAGGTAAGCAAGTAAACACTAAGGCTTCTTCTTCATCTGCTCCCACTCTTGAGATACCATATGAGCCTCGGGTCCCATCCCCAAAACATCTCAAGGCACCTTCTCACTTCGGGAAACAAggagagaaaatacaagatatgATGGAGGTTTTCAAACAG GTCAAATCTATCCTTCAGCACAGTCTCCCTCCCAAGTTTAAGGACCCTGGTGCTCCCACCATCTCCTGTATTATTGGAGACCACAAGATTGATAAAGCCCTCCTTGATTTGAGGGCTGGAGTGAATCTATTTCCGTACTCGGTCTATATGCAACTGGGTTTGGGGGAATTAAAGCCCACACCAATTATCTTGCAATTGGCTGATCAATCCATCAAGAAACCGCGGGGAATCATCGAGGATGTTATTATTCAAGTCAACAATTTCTATTTCCCCATGGACTTCATTGTTCTTGATACTAAACCGGTGGATAATCCCAAAAAGATGATCCCTGTAATCCTCGGTCGCCCTTTCTTAGCTACAGCTAATGAGAACATAAATTGTAGGACTGGAATTATGATGATCAGGTTTGAGAATCTGAAGGTAAACTTGAACATGTTCCACACCTTCCAGCAACCACTGGATAAAGCTGAATGCTTCTTTCTAGACTCTATAGAAAACTTGGTTGCAGAGCCCCCTCCTTGCATTCTTACTAAAGATCCCTTCGAGGTTGGTATGACGCACATCAAAGTGGATAATTGTGATACAGGGCAATCCATAGGCCAAGCAAATTACTGGCTTCCCACTACTACCAAACTCGACGTTCCTCCATTGGCCATATCTAGAACGTCTCGATTACTGCTTCCAGGTAACATTCTTTCCTAG